In Fluviicola taffensis DSM 16823, the following are encoded in one genomic region:
- a CDS encoding response regulator transcription factor yields MAKQRSILLAEDDDNLGQLLQTFLKAKGYQVELARNGKHAYEKYTDGHFDFCIFDVMMPEMDGFTLAKEVRLIDPKVPILFLTAKAMKEDKLEGFESGADDYMTKPFTMEELLARIEAILRRTGPVDNEEGEMQQIGRIQYEPISRILHLKEENKKLTTKEGQLLHLLCKNRNEVLDRQAALRAIWGDDNYFNGRSMDVYIAKLRKLLKEDERIEILNIHGKGFKLIVHE; encoded by the coding sequence ATGGCTAAGCAAAGATCAATTTTATTAGCAGAAGATGACGACAATTTGGGTCAATTATTGCAAACTTTCCTCAAAGCGAAAGGGTACCAAGTTGAACTTGCTCGCAATGGAAAACATGCATACGAAAAATATACAGATGGACATTTTGACTTCTGTATATTTGATGTCATGATGCCTGAGATGGACGGTTTTACTCTTGCAAAAGAAGTACGGTTAATCGATCCGAAAGTTCCCATTTTATTCCTTACTGCTAAGGCAATGAAGGAAGATAAACTGGAAGGCTTTGAAAGTGGTGCTGATGATTACATGACAAAACCTTTCACAATGGAAGAGTTGTTGGCACGTATCGAAGCAATCTTGAGAAGAACGGGTCCTGTAGATAATGAAGAGGGTGAAATGCAACAGATTGGGAGAATCCAATATGAACCTATTTCACGAATTCTTCATTTGAAAGAGGAAAATAAAAAATTGACCACCAAAGAAGGACAATTGCTTCATTTGTTGTGTAAAAACCGCAATGAAGTATTGGATAGACAAGCTGCTTTACGTGCTATTTGGGGAGATGATAATTACTTCAACGGTCGTTCGATGGATGTTTATATTGCGAAATTGCGTAAGCTTTTGAAAGAGGATGAGCGTATCGAAATATTAAATATTCACGGAAAAGGGTTTAAATTGATTGTTCATGAGTAA
- a CDS encoding T9SS type A sorting domain-containing protein, producing the protein MKHALPIIAALLISLQLSAQVNIFEPMSPQIGFLTPRTYSQEVGQKFNNEAFFMHPDFGKLSFAAPYGKNVVEDISKRTYDSRYYIDLDNPTFFYIEKSSKAINLYKNGLWHAIDPTLHAASPQLYQSGVQACPTTLDLGNKKTSIALGDAVFSFNNYSLKVVHNDNSITIHQADWSHRSIGNEGTYITNVFPGIDMKIVFAEGSIESDFIIRENLHVKKLIFIDQLQIPTHLNGFIYTNEILQNGPVIFENIHTGEAEIKISSAKCHDASESRNSWLNPYTLSGNNLEILCDSAQLNDPNKIYPITIDPLVTVVGPIASASNLMGSLPAPASCSNTLNVTFPGGTTPWDVSAFWNIQANLCTDEYLDFGIFIDCYLSEAQVWITSSCGGISPIGAPGIIWTCVGCDYPGTWNPTLPFNSSGTNSLAQCYAPSCSNQNMAFTIQSNRSYCSNFYGYDNCNFSTNSCNFMNNWSVTVQGRNAETLANTASGNGSSTIAAATCASGTALLNPTAQYGVPGYTYAWSTGASSSTITVPNGPTTYTCQVTDACGTVRTATFIITCPLAINLKSFEVAHSGNDIAVNWTTGSEKENQHFKILRAGNDLIFEEIGQVPSQGDSETPQNYSFMDRNPLNGINYYQLASVDINSQMTLSDIRSIDQKSSSKEISISPNPSTGNFTLSVIIPESGDYSISIASAEGKLISQQITNLTKGPQAIPYSKLNLQKGTYLIRLQTTTGGKFSLEEKLVVE; encoded by the coding sequence ATGAAACACGCTCTTCCTATCATTGCGGCACTACTTATCTCTTTGCAATTAAGTGCACAAGTAAATATCTTCGAACCAATGTCACCACAAATTGGTTTTTTAACCCCACGAACATATTCACAAGAAGTTGGTCAAAAATTCAATAACGAAGCATTTTTTATGCATCCAGACTTTGGGAAGCTGTCATTTGCTGCTCCTTATGGGAAAAATGTCGTAGAAGACATCAGTAAACGAACGTACGATTCGAGGTATTACATAGATTTGGACAATCCAACATTCTTTTACATTGAAAAATCAAGTAAGGCAATCAACCTTTACAAAAATGGGCTTTGGCATGCAATAGACCCTACGCTTCATGCTGCATCACCACAGCTTTATCAATCAGGAGTACAGGCTTGTCCCACAACATTAGATTTGGGAAATAAAAAAACGTCTATTGCTTTAGGTGATGCTGTTTTTAGTTTCAATAATTATTCATTGAAAGTAGTGCACAACGACAATTCAATTACCATCCACCAAGCAGATTGGTCACATCGTTCAATTGGGAATGAAGGAACCTACATTACCAATGTTTTCCCTGGAATCGATATGAAGATTGTTTTTGCAGAAGGCAGCATCGAATCTGATTTCATCATTCGAGAAAATTTACATGTTAAAAAACTAATTTTTATTGATCAATTACAAATCCCAACTCATTTAAATGGTTTTATTTACACCAATGAAATTCTTCAAAACGGACCAGTTATTTTTGAAAATATTCATACTGGAGAAGCTGAAATAAAAATCAGTAGTGCTAAATGTCATGATGCGTCTGAGAGCAGAAATTCTTGGCTTAATCCATATACATTAAGTGGAAATAATCTAGAAATACTATGTGATTCTGCACAATTGAATGACCCGAATAAAATCTATCCAATTACAATAGATCCTTTAGTAACCGTTGTTGGCCCAATAGCTTCTGCTTCAAATTTAATGGGTTCACTTCCTGCTCCAGCATCTTGTAGCAACACATTGAACGTAACATTTCCTGGTGGAACAACTCCATGGGATGTATCTGCATTTTGGAATATTCAAGCTAATCTTTGTACGGATGAGTATTTAGATTTCGGTATCTTTATAGACTGTTATTTATCTGAAGCTCAGGTGTGGATTACATCATCTTGTGGAGGAATTTCTCCAATTGGTGCACCTGGAATTATCTGGACTTGTGTGGGCTGTGATTACCCTGGAACTTGGAATCCGACACTTCCTTTTAATAGTTCTGGTACCAATTCACTTGCTCAATGTTATGCCCCTTCCTGTAGTAATCAAAATATGGCTTTCACTATTCAAAGTAATCGCTCATATTGCAGTAATTTTTATGGCTATGACAACTGTAACTTTTCCACCAATTCGTGTAATTTCATGAATAACTGGAGTGTAACTGTTCAAGGAAGAAATGCAGAAACACTTGCAAATACTGCTTCTGGAAATGGTTCTTCCACTATTGCAGCAGCAACTTGTGCATCTGGAACAGCACTTTTGAATCCAACAGCACAGTATGGAGTCCCTGGATACACCTACGCGTGGTCAACAGGAGCTTCTTCAAGTACGATTACTGTTCCGAATGGCCCAACTACTTATACCTGCCAGGTTACAGATGCTTGTGGAACGGTTCGAACAGCAACGTTTATCATTACTTGTCCTTTGGCAATCAACTTAAAGTCCTTTGAAGTAGCACATTCTGGAAATGATATCGCTGTTAACTGGACAACTGGCTCGGAGAAAGAAAATCAACATTTCAAGATATTAAGAGCTGGAAATGATTTAATTTTCGAAGAAATTGGTCAAGTGCCTAGTCAAGGTGATTCTGAAACTCCACAAAATTATTCATTCATGGACAGAAATCCATTGAACGGAATCAATTACTATCAGCTAGCTTCGGTGGATATTAATTCTCAAATGACTTTATCGGACATTCGATCCATAGATCAAAAAAGTTCTTCGAAAGAAATTTCCATTTCACCCAATCCAAGTACTGGAAATTTCACTTTGAGCGTCATTATTCCTGAAAGTGGAGATTATTCCATTTCTATTGCATCAGCAGAAGGGAAATTGATCTCTCAGCAAATAACTAACCTAACAAAAGGCCCACAAGCTATTCCTTACAGCAAGTTGAACCTCCAAAAAGGGACTTACCTGATTCGTCTTCAAACAACAACTGGTGGGAAATTTAGTTTAGAAGAGAAATTGGTAGTGGAGTAG
- a CDS encoding sensor histidine kinase has product MIKIRINLVITAVWIAMLALLLIQIFQTLQLYDRKSDDFKSKANTALERIAIRYEKVEDVRRYSSLMSKDVSGQYKDVLKEEFQNLFEVKESISIRDTVLTVKGKLENYLIVTGNSYDSISGLYSKQEVLARDVRQIHELFDGTQTSLFHKDSIRAAYHLDQRVMHKIVKKAKYINELMVETFRDNMYLDPDKRINLKLLDSIIRKELIADKLPDDYKFVIVEENNEPVKFQESLSNYDLHLDTVKSKVTMLFPNKILEDKLSLHLSFPNSKFFVLKSMGSLLIVSLILAILIIITISYMFRTILTQKKLFELKNDFISNMTHEFKTPISTISLACEAMHDPSMMGGDTENAAPFVKMIQEENKRLGVLVESILQSAVIDRGELKVKMEQVPVIEVIQSVAKTASFRIAGLDGELILQMPKEEVFVEADRMHFTNMVNNLVDNAIKYSKDKIHVTVKLEVFADRLELSVIDKGIGIKREHISKIFDKLYRVPTGNVHNVKGFGLGLSYVKALSELFGWSLNVTSVVGEGSEFRVTIKR; this is encoded by the coding sequence ATGATTAAGATTCGAATCAATCTCGTAATTACTGCAGTATGGATTGCCATGCTGGCTCTTTTGTTGATTCAAATTTTTCAAACCTTGCAACTCTATGACCGAAAATCTGATGATTTCAAGAGCAAAGCCAATACGGCACTCGAGCGGATTGCTATTCGTTACGAAAAAGTAGAAGACGTTCGCAGGTATTCTTCTTTAATGAGCAAAGATGTTTCGGGTCAATACAAAGATGTACTCAAAGAAGAATTTCAAAATTTATTTGAGGTTAAAGAGTCGATATCAATTCGAGACACTGTTTTAACAGTGAAAGGAAAACTAGAAAACTATCTGATTGTAACAGGGAATAGTTACGATTCAATTTCTGGTTTGTATTCGAAACAAGAGGTTTTGGCTCGAGATGTACGTCAGATTCACGAATTATTTGATGGTACTCAAACCAGTTTGTTTCACAAGGATTCCATTCGTGCAGCTTATCATTTGGATCAGCGTGTGATGCACAAAATTGTTAAAAAAGCGAAGTACATCAACGAATTGATGGTGGAAACCTTTCGCGATAACATGTATTTGGATCCCGATAAACGAATCAATCTCAAATTATTGGATTCCATTATTCGAAAAGAGCTTATTGCAGATAAATTGCCAGATGATTACAAATTTGTCATTGTTGAAGAGAATAATGAACCTGTAAAGTTCCAAGAATCTTTAAGTAATTACGATTTGCACTTGGATACTGTGAAGTCGAAGGTTACGATGCTTTTTCCAAATAAGATTTTGGAAGATAAGTTGTCCTTGCATTTGAGTTTTCCGAATAGTAAATTCTTCGTATTGAAATCGATGGGAAGTTTATTGATTGTGAGTTTAATTCTCGCAATTTTAATTATCATTACTATTTCATACATGTTCCGAACCATTTTGACACAAAAGAAATTGTTCGAATTAAAGAATGATTTCATTTCAAATATGACTCACGAGTTTAAAACCCCTATTTCAACAATTTCTTTGGCTTGTGAGGCAATGCATGATCCTTCTATGATGGGTGGAGATACTGAAAATGCAGCACCCTTTGTCAAAATGATTCAAGAAGAAAACAAACGATTGGGTGTTTTAGTGGAGTCTATTTTACAAAGTGCGGTGATTGATAGAGGCGAGTTGAAAGTGAAAATGGAACAAGTTCCAGTGATAGAAGTGATTCAATCTGTTGCCAAAACTGCTTCTTTCCGAATTGCTGGGTTGGATGGGGAATTAATCCTTCAAATGCCTAAGGAAGAAGTGTTTGTTGAAGCTGATCGAATGCATTTTACGAACATGGTGAATAATCTGGTTGATAATGCGATTAAATACAGTAAGGACAAAATCCATGTGACCGTTAAACTCGAAGTTTTTGCCGATCGTCTGGAATTGTCTGTGATAGATAAAGGAATTGGAATAAAACGTGAACATATCTCGAAAATATTTGATAAATTGTACCGTGTTCCAACAGGAAATGTTCACAATGTGAAAGGTTTCGGTTTGGGATTAAGTTATGTAAAAGCACTCTCTGAACTATTTGGGTGGAGTCTCAATGTAACAAGTGTGGTGGGAGAAGGTTCAGAATTTCGTGTAACAATAAAAAGATAA
- a CDS encoding DEAD/DEAH box helicase → MTFHDLNIKKPILTALDELGYTTPTTIQSAGFSVMMSGKDVIGLAQTGTGKTLAYLLPTLSLWKFSKEPHPQILIIVPTRELVVQVVREVEKLTPHMNLAVGGVYGGANINTQASMVLQGLDVLVGTPGRIFDLTANGSLQLKHAKKVVIDEVDETLSLGFRPQLMRIFDLLPEKRQNLLFSATLSEEVEGFLGVFFENPIRVEAARVGTPLEKIKQEAIAVPNFTSKVNLLKHMLETNQDMSRVLVFVSSRVFADKLYEELEPVFGVELGVIHSSKAQNFRFNAVNHFQNGIYRVLIATDLIARGIDVTDVTHVFNFDIPDNQENYIHRIGRTGRQDKEGHAISFLTERDHEQFVKIEEFMDKKVEIQAFPEEAELSTVILEFEKIQVSMKNTLVKSPSKDEAGPAFHDKKDKNKKVNVRYNHKKAMQEKYGKSKKKGNKKK, encoded by the coding sequence ATGACATTTCACGACTTGAATATTAAAAAACCAATACTAACTGCTTTGGACGAGTTGGGATATACTACTCCAACAACGATTCAGTCTGCTGGATTTTCAGTCATGATGTCTGGGAAAGACGTTATTGGTTTGGCGCAAACAGGAACAGGTAAAACCTTGGCTTACTTGCTTCCAACCTTGTCTTTGTGGAAATTCTCGAAAGAACCGCATCCACAGATTTTAATCATTGTTCCCACAAGAGAGTTGGTTGTTCAGGTTGTGCGAGAAGTGGAGAAATTGACACCGCACATGAATCTAGCAGTTGGTGGTGTGTATGGTGGAGCAAATATTAATACGCAAGCATCCATGGTGTTGCAAGGATTGGATGTGTTGGTTGGAACACCTGGCCGCATTTTCGATTTGACAGCTAATGGATCACTGCAGTTAAAACATGCTAAAAAAGTGGTTATTGATGAGGTGGATGAAACCTTGAGTTTGGGTTTCCGCCCGCAATTGATGCGTATTTTTGATTTGCTTCCTGAGAAAAGACAGAATTTATTATTTTCAGCGACTCTTTCTGAAGAAGTGGAAGGATTTTTAGGAGTCTTTTTTGAAAACCCAATTCGAGTGGAGGCTGCAAGAGTTGGAACACCTTTGGAAAAAATCAAGCAGGAAGCCATTGCTGTTCCAAATTTCACTTCGAAAGTCAATCTATTGAAGCACATGCTTGAAACCAATCAAGACATGTCAAGAGTGCTCGTCTTTGTTTCTTCTCGGGTTTTTGCCGATAAATTATACGAAGAATTAGAACCAGTTTTTGGAGTTGAGTTAGGTGTTATTCACTCTAGCAAAGCCCAAAATTTCCGATTCAATGCGGTGAATCATTTTCAAAATGGAATTTACCGTGTTTTGATTGCAACAGACCTTATTGCTCGTGGTATTGATGTAACGGATGTAACTCATGTATTCAACTTCGATATTCCAGATAACCAAGAAAATTACATTCACCGAATTGGTAGAACGGGTCGACAAGACAAAGAAGGACATGCAATCAGTTTCCTTACTGAACGGGATCATGAACAGTTTGTGAAAATCGAAGAGTTTATGGATAAGAAAGTAGAAATCCAAGCTTTCCCAGAAGAAGCAGAGCTTTCGACTGTGATTTTGGAATTTGAAAAAATCCAAGTCTCCATGAAGAATACGTTGGTGAAATCTCCTTCTAAAGACGAAGCTGGACCGGCATTTCACGATAAAAAAGACAAGAACAAAAAGGTTAATGTGCGCTATAATCACAAAAAAGCGATGCAGGAGAAATACGGAAAGTCTAAGAAGAAGGGGAATAAGAAGAAGTGA
- a CDS encoding OmpA family protein, with the protein MRNFFYKTSRADINRKIGLFSFIGKTGLTLILLGWSSSLVSAQEIFSVYYPSGDYKLLDDNKQEIDKYIFSHNLRKIDSLHVIGFADSTGKKRLNFRLSRKRSEKVKEYLVGILPPKTLVRSLAKGEENALRNPNENHRRVEIHLFYEGKRGLQDTTDQYEFFGNTKTCFVLSDTIMKNCNIIRVNDGRTSFVILEMEPHLFSKNQTYYTLTKNSQYAKIVKWKLEMSGDGWWQHERYRARVKEADFEAYGILTKKEIRKDYNECIVCANDMSHPLKLASELLPEVYIMQNVQLRKKMLEGEHVLIVPQDYVSGDRSYYFDQNFDQPIVWKTKFGIRNRPYFFAVVPNEYLKKKEWNIYSNRSTCIPSGDSLKINYPLDTISAHQCLPESRGGLNALEYGLEAGYWNYDASSAYLFAYAQYTGTHFEYSATIGVDLKARILAGLKIDYLLFSYDPFKQLVIGNANRSLIHDFHPTLAAYVGSNLSYLNARTNGSLTHALYLGVAYKSNPFSFAIDRIFANIGISTNYLNSGRLNISLYLQVGVRFKI; encoded by the coding sequence ATGCGAAATTTTTTTTACAAGACCAGTCGTGCCGATATCAATCGGAAGATTGGTCTTTTTTCGTTTATTGGTAAAACAGGTCTTACCCTAATCCTTCTCGGTTGGAGTAGCTCACTGGTTTCTGCGCAAGAAATTTTCTCCGTTTATTACCCAAGTGGTGATTATAAACTGTTGGATGATAACAAGCAAGAAATTGATAAATACATTTTTTCTCACAATTTGCGTAAAATAGATAGTTTACATGTCATTGGTTTTGCGGATTCTACAGGTAAGAAGCGATTGAATTTTCGCCTTTCTCGTAAACGTTCTGAAAAAGTGAAAGAGTATTTGGTGGGAATTTTACCTCCAAAAACACTTGTTCGAAGTCTTGCAAAGGGAGAAGAAAACGCCCTGCGAAATCCTAATGAGAATCACCGAAGAGTGGAAATTCATTTGTTTTACGAAGGAAAACGTGGGTTGCAGGATACTACAGATCAATATGAATTCTTTGGGAATACAAAAACTTGCTTTGTTCTCTCTGATACCATTATGAAAAATTGCAACATTATTCGCGTTAATGATGGAAGAACGTCGTTTGTAATCTTGGAAATGGAGCCGCATTTGTTTTCCAAAAATCAAACGTATTACACGCTCACGAAGAATTCGCAGTATGCTAAGATTGTGAAGTGGAAACTTGAAATGAGTGGAGATGGTTGGTGGCAACACGAACGGTATAGAGCTCGGGTCAAAGAAGCAGATTTTGAAGCGTATGGCATTTTAACGAAAAAGGAAATCCGGAAAGACTACAATGAATGTATTGTTTGTGCAAATGATATGAGTCATCCGCTCAAATTAGCTTCCGAATTATTGCCAGAAGTGTACATCATGCAAAACGTGCAATTGCGTAAGAAAATGTTGGAGGGCGAACATGTTTTGATTGTGCCTCAAGACTATGTTTCAGGTGATAGATCGTATTACTTTGATCAAAACTTTGACCAACCCATCGTTTGGAAAACAAAATTTGGAATTCGAAATCGGCCGTATTTTTTTGCGGTTGTTCCCAATGAGTATTTGAAAAAAAAGGAATGGAATATTTATTCAAATCGCTCTACGTGTATTCCTTCTGGTGATTCATTGAAAATAAATTATCCATTGGATACGATTTCTGCACATCAATGCTTGCCAGAATCAAGAGGCGGATTGAATGCGCTGGAATATGGATTGGAAGCTGGATACTGGAATTACGATGCGTCAAGTGCTTATTTGTTCGCTTATGCACAATATACAGGAACGCATTTTGAGTACAGTGCAACAATTGGTGTTGATTTGAAAGCCCGAATTTTGGCGGGTTTAAAAATAGATTACCTGCTTTTTTCTTATGATCCATTTAAGCAATTGGTGATTGGAAATGCGAATCGTTCATTGATTCATGATTTTCATCCAACGTTAGCTGCATACGTTGGAAGTAATTTATCGTATCTGAATGCCCGCACGAATGGAAGTTTAACTCACGCCTTGTATCTCGGAGTAGCCTACAAAAGCAATCCGTTTTCGTTTGCAATAGACCGAATTTTTGCCAATATTGGAATTTCCACGAATTATCTCAACTCAGGCAGATTGAATATTTCATTGTATTTGCAAGTAGGAGTGAGGTTTAAAATCTAG
- a CDS encoding anti-sigma factor — protein sequence MVYIIDIVDINEYIASGILESVTLGLASQQEMQEVACLSKIYPEIQAEFVRVQKRCEEVMLENAQAPDAKIRASLLQAISEIPQEKAKETKQEAKIVSLNAEAEIKGVNPMWKLMAAASLVLTLGIGALWIVSKSEAKRLDSALASMEKKQLENDQVLQAMTLEKEHLQTVQEVLAEQSMRTVTMNGTAMEPDATVKVMWSTGMKKAVMHADKITPPPANMQYQLWVIADGKPVSVGVFTYDEVDQITEPFDVNAQNITAFAITLEKMGGSPTPTMEKMVVMGAING from the coding sequence ATGGTTTACATTATTGATATTGTGGATATAAACGAATACATAGCGTCAGGAATTTTGGAGTCGGTAACACTCGGTCTTGCTTCCCAACAGGAGATGCAGGAAGTAGCGTGCCTATCTAAAATATATCCTGAAATTCAGGCGGAATTTGTTCGTGTACAAAAGCGCTGTGAAGAAGTGATGCTTGAAAATGCGCAGGCTCCAGATGCCAAAATTCGTGCATCTTTATTACAAGCTATTTCTGAAATCCCTCAAGAGAAGGCGAAAGAAACAAAACAAGAAGCAAAAATCGTATCATTAAATGCTGAAGCAGAAATTAAGGGCGTAAATCCCATGTGGAAATTGATGGCTGCAGCTTCTTTGGTTTTAACACTTGGAATTGGAGCACTTTGGATTGTTTCTAAAAGCGAGGCAAAACGTTTAGATTCTGCTTTGGCTTCAATGGAGAAAAAACAATTGGAGAATGACCAAGTTCTTCAAGCAATGACTTTAGAAAAAGAACATTTGCAAACCGTACAAGAAGTATTGGCTGAACAAAGCATGCGCACAGTAACGATGAATGGTACAGCGATGGAACCAGACGCTACTGTAAAAGTGATGTGGAGCACAGGTATGAAAAAGGCGGTGATGCATGCAGATAAAATAACACCACCACCAGCAAATATGCAATATCAATTGTGGGTTATTGCTGACGGAAAACCAGTTTCTGTAGGTGTTTTCACGTATGATGAAGTAGATCAAATTACTGAACCCTTCGATGTAAATGCTCAAAATATTACTGCTTTTGCTATAACATTAGAAAAAATGGGTGGTAGTCCAACTCCAACAATGGAAAAAATGGTGGTGATGGGAGCAATCAATGGATAA
- a CDS encoding S66 peptidase family protein, which translates to MICPPKLVPGDTIALISPAKAIEASHIDFAKAYFEKHGFKVLVGANAKNEYRYFSGTDKERAADMQWAIDHPEVKAIVCNRGGYGAVRLFDEVNWANLLREPKWILGFSDITNFNCLGLKLGIETAHTTMPLNFQENSVESLDSVINILKGEENAYIWNTHPSNKHGMATGNVVGGNCSILYSLLGTPYSPNYENAILFIEDIGEQVYHLDRMLWAFRFAGVFDRIAGLIVGGMTDLKDTATPTQWTVEELVLEHTRFRSFPIAFNAPVGHISDNRAFICGRIATFTATEEQSYFFQ; encoded by the coding sequence ATGATTTGTCCTCCGAAACTCGTTCCCGGCGATACCATCGCGCTTATTTCCCCAGCAAAAGCTATAGAAGCTTCGCACATTGATTTTGCAAAAGCCTATTTCGAAAAACATGGCTTCAAAGTCCTTGTTGGAGCGAACGCTAAAAACGAATACCGGTACTTTTCAGGAACAGACAAAGAAAGAGCCGCTGATATGCAGTGGGCGATTGATCACCCAGAGGTAAAAGCAATTGTTTGTAATCGTGGTGGATATGGCGCTGTTCGTTTATTTGATGAAGTAAATTGGGCAAACCTATTGCGAGAACCAAAATGGATTCTTGGGTTTTCAGACATTACTAATTTCAACTGTTTGGGATTGAAACTAGGAATTGAAACAGCACACACCACTATGCCCTTGAACTTCCAAGAAAACTCTGTCGAATCCCTTGATTCAGTAATCAATATATTAAAAGGAGAAGAAAACGCATACATCTGGAATACACATCCATCCAATAAACACGGGATGGCGACGGGAAATGTAGTTGGTGGAAATTGTTCGATTCTCTATTCCTTACTTGGAACACCCTATTCGCCCAATTACGAAAACGCGATTTTATTCATTGAAGATATCGGCGAACAAGTTTATCACTTAGACCGAATGCTATGGGCTTTTCGGTTTGCGGGAGTTTTTGACCGAATTGCAGGTTTAATTGTTGGAGGAATGACCGATTTAAAAGACACAGCAACACCAACTCAATGGACCGTTGAGGAACTCGTTTTAGAACACACTAGATTTCGCTCTTTTCCAATTGCATTTAACGCTCCCGTAGGACATATTTCAGACAACAGAGCCTTTATTTGCGGTCGAATTGCCACATTTACTGCTACAGAAGAACAAAGTTATTTCTTCCAATAA
- a CDS encoding aldehyde dehydrogenase, translating to MIRIQNFINGELVAPVKGQYIDNYEPATGKVYGEIPNSTEEDVELAVIAAEKAFPIWSNMTNEERGAIMMRISLGIEKRMDEFVAAESRDNGKPLSLAAHVDIPRAISNFHFFATAVEHFASESHYMEGMGINYTTRKPIGVVGCISPWNLPLYLFSWKIAPALASGNCVIAKPSEITPYTAYLLSEVVKESGMPAGVLNIVHGLGQFAGDAIVKHPKIKAISFTGGTKTGEYIARTAGPMFKKLSLELGGKNPNIIFADCEFDEMVKTTVRSSFANQGQICLCGSRIFIERSIYEKFKAAFIERVEKLTVSNPTDPNAKMGAVVSKPHMEKVLSYIELAKEEGGTILTGGHQVHLEAPYNEGYYIAPTVIEGLSYDCRTNQEEIFGPVVTLTPFDTEEEVLMMANSTVYGLSATIWTSDLKRAHRTADKVQAGIIWINSWLVRDLRTPFGGVKASGVGREGGWEALRFFTEAKNVFIPY from the coding sequence ATGATACGCATTCAGAATTTTATCAATGGAGAATTGGTTGCACCTGTGAAAGGGCAGTACATCGACAATTACGAACCTGCAACAGGTAAAGTATACGGTGAAATTCCAAATTCTACGGAGGAAGATGTTGAATTGGCGGTTATAGCGGCAGAAAAAGCTTTCCCTATTTGGTCGAATATGACGAATGAAGAGCGTGGAGCAATCATGATGCGGATTAGTTTAGGAATTGAAAAACGCATGGACGAATTTGTTGCTGCAGAATCACGAGATAATGGAAAACCACTTTCGTTGGCGGCTCATGTAGATATTCCTCGCGCGATTTCAAACTTTCATTTTTTTGCAACGGCTGTTGAACATTTTGCTTCCGAATCACATTACATGGAAGGAATGGGAATCAATTATACAACCCGCAAACCAATTGGTGTTGTGGGCTGTATTTCTCCTTGGAATTTGCCTTTGTATTTATTCTCTTGGAAAATTGCTCCAGCACTAGCTTCTGGAAATTGTGTCATTGCAAAACCATCTGAAATCACACCTTACACCGCTTATTTGTTGAGCGAAGTAGTAAAAGAAAGTGGAATGCCAGCAGGTGTTTTGAATATTGTTCATGGTTTGGGTCAATTTGCAGGAGATGCGATTGTGAAACATCCAAAAATTAAAGCAATTTCGTTTACGGGAGGAACAAAAACGGGTGAATATATTGCTCGAACTGCGGGACCTATGTTCAAGAAATTGTCTCTGGAGCTGGGAGGAAAAAACCCCAATATCATTTTTGCAGATTGTGAGTTTGATGAGATGGTTAAGACTACTGTTCGTTCCTCGTTTGCGAATCAAGGGCAAATTTGTTTGTGTGGCTCGCGAATATTTATCGAACGAAGCATCTACGAAAAGTTTAAAGCAGCTTTTATTGAACGCGTTGAAAAATTGACTGTTTCTAATCCTACAGATCCAAATGCAAAAATGGGCGCTGTGGTTTCCAAACCCCACATGGAGAAAGTCCTTTCGTACATTGAATTGGCAAAAGAAGAAGGAGGAACAATTTTAACTGGTGGTCATCAAGTACATTTGGAAGCTCCATATAACGAAGGATATTACATTGCTCCAACCGTTATTGAAGGACTTTCTTACGATTGTAGAACAAATCAAGAAGAGATTTTCGGTCCAGTTGTTACTTTGACCCCATTCGATACCGAAGAAGAAGTACTTATGATGGCGAATAGCACTGTTTATGGATTAAGCGCAACAATTTGGACGTCTGACTTAAAAAGAGCGCACAGAACAGCTGATAAGGTACAAGCGGGTATCATTTGGATCAATTCCTGGCTCGTGCGTGACTTGCGCACACCATTTGGTGGTGTAAAAGCTTCTGGAGTTGGTAGAGAAGGTGGCTGGGAAGCCTTGCGCTTTTTTACGGAAGCTAAGAATGTGTTTATTCCGTATTAA